Proteins encoded in a region of the Pelobates fuscus isolate aPelFus1 chromosome 11, aPelFus1.pri, whole genome shotgun sequence genome:
- the NLRX1 gene encoding NLR family member X1 isoform X2, protein MLCRCSLYPVRILRRRKRLFPETDGLHLPQKYMYHSLCTKEFRRLSPRVFLISKSHGLFWCPPALRCMSEAATGPIEHHRQRLSAWFSCLPSEERHFGPSFALDSIHVDPVINESTVEEILSPKSDHSLLTPLNRRIITVAELFHPDSSGKPVRNVVLYGTVGTGKSTLIRKMILDWCNGRRNEFQLIIPLSCEDLSQVTAPVALSRLIMRKYLHLRELLPNLSHNPGVLFILNNLEWMNLDFRMANTELCSDPNEPFPPSTLLVNLIRGYLLPEASVLVTTRPSALNRIPGKYVGRYAEICGFSDMELQKMYFHVRLGHGDADPRETENLAEMLSRNLEHHSQLSAACFLPSYCWLTCATLHLLYYTKSGDPPTTLTGIYTSFMRLNFAGEILDITHPSKISLMRYVARTVGKLAYEGCRSRRTCFTDADLNRCFQGDLGSEEDLNLLSVFRTDAFRFFLTPCVQPGQENLFVFTIPAMQEYLAALYVVLGENKTTLQRLGKEVSEIISKAGEDVVAVVNVLSKFLPLRVFALFNLLRVVPRLFGRVSGQNRENIAQTMTAEMFREEDAYNDDVLDQINSSILGVEGPSLLQDSDGGHKPEAFELFPIFMAGLLSHQNRALLDQLGCSIMKVSAFEITTALKKHLLRSSLRRLPPSELMDFLFFLYEFQNEGFTAGLVTSLQDLDLSNVRMTPLKCTVVATVMGGIKKPLLEVNLGSCHLDPDAIHTLSQVLRKCQTLNLQMNSLGPDSCREIKDVLLHPDCAITNLRLCNNPLTAEGARLVAEALEGNRSLTHLSLLHTDLGDDGADILASHLGRNKHLQELNLAYNGIHDEAALKLVEEGARHPTLGRIQ, encoded by the exons ATGCTGTGTCGCTGCTCTTTATACCCAGTGAGGAttctgaggaggaggaagaggctaTTCCCTGAGACAG ATGGATTACATCTCCCTCAGAAGTATATGTATCACTCACTATGCACCAAAGAATTCCGCAG gcttaGCCCTCGTGTTTTCCTTATTTCCAAATCTCATGGATTGTTCTGGTGTCCTCCAGCCTTGCGTTGTATGAGTGAGGCAGCAACAG GTCCAATTGAGCATCACCGCCAACGTCTTTCCGCCTGGTTCAGTTGTCTACCAAGTGAGGAACGTCATTTTGGGCCTTCCTTCGCTCTTGATTCAATCCATGTGGATCCAGTTATCAATGAAAGCACTGTGGAGGAAATACTGAGCCCTaagtctgaccattctttgctgaCCCCACTGAACCGTCGTATTATCACTGTTGCAGAGCTGTTCCACCCAGATAGCTCTGGAAAGCCAGTGCGAAATGTGGTTCTATACGGAACAGTGGGAACTGGAAAAAGCACCTTAATCCGAAAGATGATCCTGGATTGGTGCAATGGACGAAGGAATGAGTTCCAGCTCATCATCCCTTTGTCTTGTGAGGATCTCTCACAGGTCACAGCACCAGTGGCATTGTCACGTTTAATCATGAGAAAGTACCTCCACCTTCGGGAACTTTTACCTAATCTCTCTCATAACCCAGGCGTATTATTCATACTGAACAATCTGGAGTGGATGAATTTAGACTTCAGAATGGCCAATACGGAGCTATGCAGTGACCCTAATGAGCCCTTTCCACCTTCAACCCTCCTTGTGAATCTGATAAGAGGGTACCTGCTCCCAGAG GCCAGTGTTCTGGTTACCACTCGTCCATCAGCCCTGAACCGCATCCCTGGGAAGTATGTAGGACGCTATGCAGAGATTTGTGGCTTTTCAGACATGGAACTACAAAAGATGTACTTTCACGTGCGTCTGGGACATGGAGATGCAGATCCACGTGAGACAGAAAACTTGGCAGAGATGTTATCACGTAATTTAGAACACCACAGCCAACTTTCAGCAGCCTGCTTCTTGCCTTCTTATTGCTGGCTAACCTGTGCTACGTTACATCTGCTCTACTATACAAAATCTGGTgaccctcctaccaccctcactGGTATATACACTAGCTTTATGCGTCTGAACTTTGCTGGTGAGATTCTGGACATCACACACCCATCTAAGATCTCGCTCATGCGCTATGTGGCACGCACTGTGGGAAAGCTAGCATATGAAGGCTGTCGCTCCAGACGGACATGCTTTACTGACGCTGACCTCAACCGATGTTTTCAAGGGGATTTGGGTAGTGAAGAAGACCTAAACCTTCTCAGTGTATTCCGAACTGATGCTTTCCGATTTTTCCTGACACCCTGTGTCCAACCTGGCCAGGAGAATCTATTTGTATTTACAATTCCTGCAATGCAAGAGTACCTTGCAGCACTTTATGTAGTGTTGGGTGAGAATAAGACAACACTACAGCGCTTGGGGAAGGAAGTCTCTGAGATCATTAGTAAAGCAGGGGAGGATGTGGTTGCAGTTGTGAATGTATTGTCCAAGTTCCTACCTTTAAGAGTTTTTGCTCTTTTTAATCTGTTACGTGTTGTGCCACGTCTGTTTGGAAGAGTTAGTGGGCAGAACCGTGAGAACATTGCCCAAACTATGACTGCGGAGATGTTCAGGGAAGAAGATGCTTATAATGATGATGTTTTAGACCAGATCAACTCTAGTATCCTGGGTGTGGAAGGACCATCCCTCCTGCAGGATAGTGATGGTGGTCACAAACCAGAGGCTTTTGAGTTGTTTCCCATCTTCATGGCTGGATTGTTGTCTCATCAAAATCGTGCTTTGTTGGACCAGCTCGGCTGTTCAATCATGAAAGTGTCTGCATTTGAAATAACTACAGCCCTGAAAAAGCATCTTTTACGCAGCAGCTTGAGGAGACTTCCCCCGTCTGAATTaatggattttctgttttttttatatgagtTCCAGAATGAGGGATTTACGGCAGGGCTGGTAACCTCACTGCAGGACCTTGACCTTTCCAATGTGCGCATGACACCTCTCAAGTGCACCGTGGTAGCAACAGTTATGGGCGGTATCAAAAAGCCTCTACTAGAGGTCAACCTTGGTTCCTGTCATCTAGACCCTGATGccatacacacattgtcacaAGTGCTCCGGAAATGCCAAACCCTAAA TTTACAGATGAACTCACTGGGTCCCGACTCCTGCCGGGAAATAAAAGATGTTCTGTTACACCCAGACTGTGCAATTACCAATCTACG